In Pseudovibrio sp. Tun.PSC04-5.I4, the following proteins share a genomic window:
- a CDS encoding Ig-like domain-containing protein, with protein sequence MATTADFPLTNSVGAAASITADSGSPQDAVISTAFTNPLVVTVRDSGNNPVPNETVTFTAPSTNASLDPDVQTETTDAAGQISLSVTANSTVGAYTVVASVGGVATTADFPLTNSVGAAASITADSGSPQDAVISTAFTNPLVVTVRDSGNNPVPNETVTFTAPSTNASLDPDVQTETTDAAGQISLSVTANSTVGAYTVVASVGGVATTADFPLTNSVGAAASITADSGSPQDAVISTAFTNPLVVTVRDSGNNPVPNETVTFTAPSTNASLDPDVQTETTDAAGQISLSVTANSTVGAYTVVASVGGVATTADFPLTNSVGAAASITADSGSPQDAVISTAFANPLVVTVRDSGNNPVPNETVTFTAPSTNASLDPDVQTETTTLPVRSV encoded by the coding sequence GTGGCAACAACAGCTGATTTCCCTCTGACAAATAGCGTCGGGGCCGCAGCCTCAATCACGGCCGACTCTGGGTCTCCTCAAGACGCAGTGATCTCAACCGCCTTTACAAATCCACTTGTTGTCACCGTCCGAGACAGCGGCAACAATCCGGTTCCAAATGAGACAGTCACCTTCACGGCGCCCTCAACCAATGCAAGTCTGGACCCTGACGTTCAAACAGAAACCACCGACGCTGCCGGTCAGATCAGTTTGAGCGTCACAGCAAACAGCACAGTCGGCGCTTACACAGTGGTAGCCAGTGTTGGCGGTGTTGCAACAACAGCTGATTTCCCTCTGACAAATAGCGTCGGGGCCGCAGCCTCAATCACGGCCGACTCTGGGTCTCCTCAAGACGCAGTGATCTCAACCGCCTTTACAAATCCACTTGTTGTCACCGTCCGAGACAGCGGCAACAATCCGGTTCCAAATGAGACAGTCACCTTCACGGCGCCCTCAACCAATGCAAGTCTGGACCCTGACGTTCAAACAGAAACCACCGACGCTGCCGGTCAGATCAGTTTGAGCGTCACAGCAAACAGCACAGTCGGCGCTTACACAGTGGTAGCCAGTGTTGGCGGTGTTGCAACAACAGCTGATTTCCCTCTGACAAATAGCGTCGGGGCCGCAGCCTCAATCACGGCCGACTCTGGGTCTCCTCAAGACGCAGTGATCTCAACCGCCTTTACAAATCCACTTGTTGTCACCGTCCGAGACAGCGGCAACAATCCGGTTCCAAATGAGACAGTCACCTTCACGGCGCCCTCAACCAATGCAAGTCTGGACCCTGACGTTCAAACAGAAACCACCGACGCTGCCGGTCAGATCAGTTTGAGCGTCACAGCAAACAGCACAGTCGGCGCTTACACAGTGGTAGCCAGTGTTGGCGGTGTTGCAACAACAGCTGATTTCCCTCTGACAAATAGCGTCGGGGCCGCAGCCTCAATCACGGCCGACTCTGGGTCTCCTCAAGACGCAGTGATCTCAACCGCCTTTGCAAATCCACTTGTTGTCACCGTCCGAGACAGCGGCAACAATCCGGTTCCAAATGAGACAGTCACCTTCACGGCGCCCTCAACCAATGCAAGTCTGGACCCTGACGTTCAAACAGAAACCACGACGCTGCCGGTCAGATCAGTTTGA